The following are encoded together in the Triticum dicoccoides isolate Atlit2015 ecotype Zavitan chromosome 6B, WEW_v2.0, whole genome shotgun sequence genome:
- the LOC119322726 gene encoding restin homolog: protein MADHSDSDSSPKSSSSSSASSSSARRRSPPRVRAHSDEGGSSDGVLVELPSQDARSPGADPDAGIFVSMPADDATSGETFEDAPDDLATARSLDESIAVIDFPDESSAAAECRKYKEERDVCAREAATLRRMLQELVGQEVSSLHADDPDERAPLHSMLDDCSRLVLELNSVTRSREQEVDSLRARAAEVEVSKEVVDAYLGSWRQVSELAIGRMVASVDAVVGKDAISFEGVDQDGISVVERKTLLLTERYRQVLLGIEQLEQVLAEVKPGFVAMGQCDHATILGNVSEELVSSKRSEANFMQKLNSFVQENKILTEELEKMKAARDIANAEAGKTKAEIEQMEHRLSTTKEKLSLAVTKGKSLVQHRDSLKQTLAEKSGELERCMVELQQRSDALQESEGRLEELKMLLDEKSAEHEKCLDELRETYNAWEAAKASIEQLNDVNTTLTISDGFLQRIGEVMSEATFPEDLLSLEMIDRLEWLVEQKKIADMVFLEHRKVKDILGSVDFPHSVLTGELDSQITWLVNSLDQAKDDAARMQNESSEALHRLSAHESKLVSMHEEIDRLTIVLLEEKQAKDILVNELSELMSVYNGAVDKLSVISSQNTELVKAFVEVSDVKWEDNEPLETTKLVDQCVSSIQRRAKSSPIECESLEKLQTLVYTLHQELTLCKLILEEDMTDRSEKMRLSGELQKMTEAIYVLKNEKDSLQKEFEKVDEKSSLLREKLSMAVKKGKGLVQEREGLKRVLDEKNSEIEKLRHAIDEKISETENVKHALDRNSSEIEKLKHALDEKNSELEKLRQALDVNNSETENLKQALDENNSISDKLKRDLEARNTEMENLKYEIVSRESANTDLREQVANLSSQVTHFDKLQLDIISLSEEKGKVDNMLEEAKVSLGILVDSVSSVALPVDHTSEDPVKKISQIAQYIMESQAAKNHVENELQRAHEQVTLEAGRLSDSYSTIKILEDELSKLNEYISSTSEEKYQMQLRTAAVEEELEKTNEELAHNANKLEDANATINSLQHALSQTRTDVAILSAEKNEAGAKHEMETSALNAKLAKCLEELDKSHGNLQSHSTEHHGYLEKLSTLVMDDSMISLMAEEFEKKVSTLRDMSLTVKGMHEHLAAMGFQIDPIMEDSEFGKLFSLQDYNNFVTGRMLDRKNRKENIDDDSSLSNIVEQCSNQAGHFSGFFKDLSGYMSDNIILLLRALQLASSNFARTLEEHDSLKIELENKDAQNRAQEDELLSLQKELRAMSSKCIYCTEQIQIIFDDLLDLGDAIDLATGNSSIVSKVGQTLSVLKDEESGDYIKVVDTLVSSMNKLKSVSQRLSDIKGLVITLLGELKMRLKQAESAAETASNDHQLYLERVCKLEEDLRTVYDERNGMEIRIQEYQEREGVLKARELELLSLEQTTVERGTTDAISKDQLEALVEKVNKLNIPSDESHLRREVAMFSSPMDKLFFVIDEFDALQREAETLRYENEDLQLNLESHAREIEKLKEVCRNIDSNRRELESKSSELLEVTVSMERMIQRFGYLAGKDVLEDNKPASTQTLLPKLEKLIIASSMESGNAKSVKQELGSKLQAREKTVDELSAKVKMLEDLYHSQLVQPEVSKDRAFDASSTAIGSDISEIEDLGPTGKASVSSVPTAAHARVMRKGSSDHLVLNMGSESERLIAAHDSDDKGRIKSLHTSGLIPAQGKHIADRVDGIWVSGSQILMNRPRARLGLLAYWLFLHLWLVGSIL from the exons ATGGCCGACCACTCCGACTCCGACTCCTCCCCcaagtcctcttcctcctcctctgcatcctcctcctccgcccgccgACGCTCTCCCCCGCGCGTCCGGGCACACTCCGACGAGGGCGGCAGCAGCGACGGCGTCCTCGTCGAGCTCCCCTCGCAG GATGCGCGGAGCCCCGGGGCAGACCCAGACGCTGGTATCTTCGTCAGCATGCCCGCCGACGATGCCACCAGCGGCGAGACCTTCGAGGATGCCCCTGACGACCTCGCAACCGCTCGCTCGCTCGATGAATCCATCGCCGTCATCGACTTCCCGGACGAGTCTAGCGCCGCTGCCGAGTGCCGCAAGTACAAG GAAGAGAGAGATGTGTGTGCACGGGAGGCAGCGACACTCCGGAGAATGCTACAGGAGCTGGTGGGGCAGGAAGTGAGTTCGTTGCATGCAGATGATCCTGATGAGAGGGCACCACTGCACTCAATGCTGGATGATTGCTCGAGACTTGTGCTTGAACTGAATTCAGTGACGCGTTCCAGGGAGCAGGAGGTTGACAGCTTACGTGCCAGGGCTGCTGAGGTCGAAGTGTCAAAAGAGGTTGTGGATGCATACCTTGGTTCGTGGAGGCAAGTGTCAGAACTAGCTATTGGGCGAATGGTTGCATCGGTCGATGCCGTGGTTGGGAAAGATGCCATCAGTTTTGAGGGTGTTGATCAAGACGGGATATCTGTTGTCGAAAGGAAAACTTTGTTGCTAACAGAGCGGTACAGGCAGGTTTTATTGGGCATTGAACAACTTGAGCAGGTCTTGGCAGAGGTTAAGCCTGGTTTTGTGGCCATGGGTCAATGCGATCACGCCACTATTTTAGGTAATGTTTCAGAGGAATTGGTCAGTAGCAAGAGAAGTGAAGCAAATTTCATGCAAAAGTTGAACAGTTTCGTGCAAGAAAACAAAATCCTTACTGAAGAGCTTGAGAAAATGAAAGCTGCTCGAGATATAGCAAATGCTGAAGCAGGCAAAACAAAGGCAGAAATTGAGCAGATGGAGCATAGATTATCAACTACTAAAGAGAAGCTCAGCTTGGCTGTCACAAAGGGCAAGTCGTTGGTGCAGCATCGTGATTCCTTAAAGCAGACACTGGCTGAAAAATCAGGTGAGCTGGAGAGGTGCATGGTGGAGTTGCAACAGAGGTCTGATGCCTTGCAAGAATCTGAGGGCAGACTTGAGGAGCTTAAGATGTTGTTAGATGAAAAGTCAGCGGAACATGAGAAATGTTTGGACGAGCTTAGAGAAACATACAACGCATGGGAAGCTGCTAAGGCAAGCATTGAGCAACTAAATGATGTAAACACTACACTTACAATAAGTGATGGGTTCCTTCAACGCATTGGAGAGGTTATGTCAGAGGCAACATTTCCAGAGGATCTGCTTTCCTTGGAGATGATTGACAGATTGGAATGGTTGGTTGAACAAAAGAAAATTGCAGACATGGTCTTCTTGGAGCACCGGAAAGTTAAAGATATTCTAGGCTCGGTTGACTTTCCACACTCAGTCTTAACTGGTGAACTTGATTCACAAATCACTTGGCTAGTCAACTCACTGGACCAGGCCAAAGATGATGCGGCGCGGATGCAGAATGAGTCTTCTGAAGCTCTTCATAGGCTGTCTGCACAtgaatcaaaactggtctcaatgcATGAGGAAATTGACCGTTTAACCATAGTTCTATTGGAAGAGAAGCAGGCAAAGGACATACTTGTAAATGAACTTTCTGAATTAATGTCCGTATACAATGGTGCTGTTGATAAATTATCTGTTATCTCATCGCAGAATACTGAGCTTGTAAAGGCATTTGTAGAGGTTTCTGATGTCAAATGGGAGGACAATGAGCCCCTGGAGACTACGAAATTGGTGGACCAGTGCGTAAGCAGTATCCAGCGAAGAGCAAAATCCTCTCCTATTGAGTGTGAAAGTTTAGAGAAGTTACAAACACTAGTGTATACCCTACATCAGGAATTAACACTTTGTAAATTAATTCTTGAAGAAGACATGACTGATAGATCTGAGAAAATGAGACTATCAGGTGAACTACAAAAAATGACAGAGGCGATTTATGTTTTGAAAAATGAAAAGGACTCATTacagaaagagtttgaaaaggtggACGAAAAATCATCATTGCTTAGGGAGAAGCTGTCAATGGCCGTGAAAAAGGGGAAAGGTTTGGTACAGGAGCGTGAAGGACTCAAGCGAGTCCTCGATGAGAAGAACTCTGAGATAGAGAAGCTAAGACATGCTATTGATGAAAAGATCTCTGAAACAGAGAATGTAAAGCATGCTTTGGATAGGAATAGCTCTGAGATAGAGAAGCTGAAACATGCTCTGGATGAAAAGAATTCTGAGCTAGAAAAGCTCAGACAAGCTCTGGATGTGAATAACTCTGAAACAGAGAATCTAAAACAAGCTCTGGATGAGAATAACTCTATATCAGATAAGCTAAAACGAGATCTGGAAGCAAGGAACACAGAAATGGAGAATCTGAAATATGAGATAGTGTCAAGAGAATCTGCAAATACTGATCTCAGAGAACAAGTTGCGAATTTATCTTCTCAGGTTACGCATTTTGATAAGCTGCAGTTGGACATTATTTCCCTTAGTGAGGAAAAGGGTAAAGTAGATAACATGCTGGAAGAAGCTAAAGTTTCCTTGGGCATTCTAGTTGATTCAGTATCAAGCGTCGCTCTTCCTGTCGATCACACCTCTGAGGACCCTGTGAAAAAAATAAGCCAGATCGCCCAATACATAATGGAGTCACAAGCTGCTAAGAATCATGTGGAGAATGAGCTACAGAGAGCACACGAGCAAGTTACTTTGGAAGCTGGCAGGCTTTCTGATTCCTATTCTACTATAAAGATATTAGAAGATGAGTTGAGTAAATTAAATGAGTATATTTCTTCTACTTCTGAAGAGAAATACCAAATGCAATTGCGTACTGCTGCTGTAGAGGAGGAGTTGGAGAAAACAAATGAGGAACTGGCTCATAATGCCAACAAACTAGAAGATGCCAATGCAACTATTAACTCACTGCAACATGCATTATCACAGACTAGAACAGATGTTGCTATTCTTAGTGCTGAAAAGAATGAAGCTGGAGCCAAACATGAAATGGAAACCAGTGCTCTTAATGCTAAGCTAGCTAAATGTTTGGAAGAGTTGGATAAAAGTCATGGAAACTTACAAAGTCATTCAACCGAACATCATGGTTACCTTGAGAAGCTTAGCACACTTGTAATGGATGATAGTATGATATCATTGATGGCTGAAGAATTTGAAAAGAAGGTCAGCACCTTGAGAGATATGAGCCTTACAGTGAAGGGTATGCATGAACACCTCGCTGCAATGGGGTTCCAGATTGATCCTATTATGGAG GATTCAGAGTTTGGCAAGCTTTTCTCTCTTCAAGACTACAATAACTTTGTTACCGGAAGAATGCTTGACagaaaaaacagaaaagagaaTATTGATGATGATTCATCCTTGAGTAATATTGTTGAACAATGCAGCAATCAAGCTGGACATTTCTCTGGATTTTTTAAAGATCTATCAGGTTACATGAGTGACAATATTATATTGTTGCTCCGTGCTTTGCAATTAGCAAGCAGCAACTTTGCTCGTACTTTAGAAGAGCACGACTCCTTGAAGATTGAACTGGAGAACAAGGACGCTCAGAACAGAGCTCAAGAAGATGAATTGCTTTCGCTGCAAAAAGAGCTCAGGGCAATGTCATCAAAATGTATTTATTGCACTGAACAGATTCAAATTATTTTTGATGACTTGCTTGATTTAGGTGACGCAATAGACTTGGCAACAGGCAACTCCAGCATCGTATCGAAAGTAGGACAAACTTTGTCTGTTTTGAAGGACGAGGAGTCTGGTGATTATATAAAGGTGGTGGACACTTTAGTATCTTCCATGAACAAACTGAAGTCAGTGTCTCAGAGGTTATCTGATATTAAGGGGTTAGTGATAACTTTGTTAGGTGAGTTGAAAATGAGACTGAAACAAGCCGAGTCAGCTGCTGAAACTGCTTCAAATGACCACCAGTTGTATTTGGAAAGAGTATGCAAACTGGAGGAAGATCTCAGAACTGTATATGATGAGCGCAATGGAATGGAAATAAGGATTCAGGAATACCAGGAAAGAGAGGGTGTGTTGAAGGCAAGAGAATTAGAGTTGCTGTCACTTGAACAAACTACAGTAGAAAGAG GTACAACTGATGCAATTTCAAAGGATCAGCTGGAAGCACTTGTTGAAAAAGTAAATAAACTAAATATACCATCTGACGAGTCGCATTTGCGTAGGGAAGTGGCTATGTTCTCTAGTCCCATGGACAAACTCTTCTTTGTTATTGATGAATTTGATGCACTCCAACGTGAAGCGGAGACCTTAAGATATGAAAATGAAGATTTACAGTTAAATCTTGAATCTCATGCTCGTGAAATTGAAAAGCTCAAGGAGGTTTGCAGAAACATTGATTCAAATCGTAGGGAGTTGGAATCAAAAAGCAGTGAACTGCTTGAGGTAACAGTCAGTATGGAGCGAATGATTCAGCGGTTTGGATATCTTGCTGGAAAAGATGTGCTGGAAGATAATAAACCTGCAAGCACACAAACACTCTTACCAAAGCTGGAAAAACTAATAATCGCCTCAAGTATGGAATCTGGGAATGCCAAGTCTGTAAAACAGGAGCTGGGATCGAAGTTGCAGGCCAGGGAAAAGACAGTTGATGAGTTATCAGCAAAAGTTAAGATGCTTGAGGACTTGTATCATTCTCAGCTTGTGCAGCCAGAGGTTAGTAAAGACAGAGCATTTGACGCATCTTCCACGGCAATTGGTTCAgacatatccgagattgaagatttG GGACCAACGGGGAAGGCATCGGTTTCATCTGTCCCTACTGCTGCACATGCTAGAGTAATGCGGAAGGGTTCATCCGACCATCTTGTTCTTAATATGGGCTCAGAGTCTGAACGCCTAATTGCTGCACATGATTcggatgacaaag GGCGTATTAAGTCATTGCATACATCTGGCTTGATTCCAGCACAAGGAAAGCACATCGCTGACAGAGTTGATGGCATCTG GGTCTCAGGGAGCCAAATTCTGATGAACCGGCCGCGAGCAAGGCTAGGACTCTTGGCGTATTGGCTCTTCCTGCACCTATGGTTGGTAGGCAGCATCTTGTGA